One Panicum virgatum strain AP13 chromosome 3N, P.virgatum_v5, whole genome shotgun sequence DNA segment encodes these proteins:
- the LOC120663896 gene encoding mitotic spindle checkpoint protein MAD1-like produces the protein MAENPGAEGGAKAAAAERRVALGDATNVVAGGRRLGGVLTEKEVDEATKLKPEKLLEKQWHRERAEMELPKLKKIEAKADKLELEFGSCNVLLSDKRDVSPYGDVHQKQALTNLNEIGEATLAKDSAESGTGEVSWLEHLLAAVREERDKPMQDQSMLNKQETRNADDTSLKDMLSGLNGMDKIFVTLERTLNEMISRQQDERIFNERLSIERSKVQSLEQEIDQLRSQVALLQSKLDRGENSASSTKVTCAVDTLSVDSEAKTKLNKKEDRLWAVEELKGQAGGAKKQPIFIEIRDDEDTCMSCNDNEKPSLISYDSGSGEPGSELWHFMGNDEWFFRGNKLMLSSGMKKHLRELCGYAPPEIPFYVYQMNKSNLKTRGRMRLSAKYVSRSLISCLDKGVGLAHFEVDGQDCGTVRVQLNADGRASLTMGWENLVAAKDIKVGDICAFHFRISDGVLKLSVHVFHAVRHLVCAR, from the exons ATGGCGGAGAACCCCGGCGCGGAAGGCGgcgccaaggcggcggcggccgagaggcgCGTCGCGCTCGGGGACGCCACCaacgtcgtcgccggcgggcgCAGGCTGGGCGGGGTACTCACG GAAAAGGAAGTGGATGAAGCTACAAAGTTGAAACCAGAGAAGCTATTGGAGAAGCAGTGGCACAGGGAAAGAGCAGAGATGGAACTACCGaagctgaagaaaattgaagcTAAAGCAGATAAGCTAGAGCTTGAATTCGGATCATGTAATGTGCTGCTCAGCGACAAACGTGACGTGTCTCCTTATGGCGATGTACATCAAAA GCAAGCATTAACAAATTTGAATGAAATTGGTGAAGCTACCCTTGCTAAGGATAGTGCTGAAAGTGGGACTGGGGAGGTCAGCTGGCTTGAACATCTG CTTGCTGCAGTCCGCGAAGAAAGAGATAAACCGATGCAGGACCAATCTATGCTGAATAAACAAGAAACAAGAAATGCTGATGATACATCATTGAAG GATATGTTGTCTGGTTTAAATGGAATGGACAAAATATTTGTAACACTGGAGAGAACTTTGAACGAAATGATTAGTCGTCAGCAAGATGAACGTATTTTCAATGAAAGGTTAAGCATCGAAAGAAGCAAAGTGCAGTCTTTAGAGCAAGAGATAGATCAGCTACGTTCACAGGTGGCCCTACTGCAGTCAAAG TTAGATCGTGGGGAAAACTCTGCCTCAAGCACAAAAGTAACATGTGCAGTAGATACTCTTTCAGTGGATAGTGAAGCGAAGACCAAGCTAAACAAAAAGGAAGATAGGTTGTGGGCAGTTGAAGAATTAAAAGGACAAGCTG GTGGTGCAAAGAAACAACCTATTTTCATTGAAATACGTGATGATGAGGATACATGCATGTCGTGCAATGATAATGAGAAACCTTCTCTCATATCATATGACTCTGGTAGTGGAGAACCAG GGTCTGAATTGTGGCATTTTATGGGGAATGATGAATGGTTTTTCCGTGGAaataaactaatgctctcttctGGAATGAAGAAACACCTGAGAGAACTCTGTGGTTATGCCCCACCAGAGATTCCATTTTATGTATACCAAATGAATAAATCAAACTTGAAGACAAGGGGAAGGATG CGGCTCTCTGCAAAGTACGTCTCTAGGTCATTGATTTCTTGCCTGGATAAAGGGGTGGGCTTGGCTCATTTTGAAGTCGATGGGCAAGATTGTGGTACTGTTAGAGTGCAGCTTAATGCAGATGGCCGTGCGAGTCTCACAATGGGCTGGGAAAATCTGGTTGCAGCTAAGGACATTAAAGTTGGTGACATATGCGCCTTTCACTTCAGGATTTCTGATGGTGTTCTTAAGCTGTCCGTCCATGTGTTCCATGCGGTACGCCACTTGGTGTGTGCGAGATAA
- the LOC120663895 gene encoding serine/threonine-protein kinase RHS3-like, with protein MDFSPQKKGAEQDHSSFEHDDDYDEFGAESTTSRPYPHDSKPKPKNKADQLDHKASYLSGAANPIHGGAPHATAPVPPHSSEPAGNAIAAATGNNAAEAAGNGVGGGSLDGGGGGPRSNSMESSSTTSAHVRRHTGGDSRWDAIQLATASLEAPLNLCHFRLLKRLGYGDIGSVYLVELRGTSAFFAMKVMDKASIISRNKMARAQTEREILGLLDHPFLPTLYTHFETDKFYCLVMEYCSGGNLHSLRQKQPGKHFTEPAARFYVAEVLLAMEYLHMLGIVYRDLKPENVLVRDDGHIMLSDFDLSLRCSVCPTLVKSASVHSTGSGGGGGSGRGGADAADGEVLTANQGCIQPSSFFPRILPRRSRKPSRSELGLGGPPAVEFNAEPTDARSMSFVGTHEYLAPEIIRGEGHGSAVDWWTLGIFLYELLHGCTPFKGAGNRATLCNVIEQPLRFPSDAAGGGPPTSSVAKDLIRGLLVKEPQKRIAFTRGATEIKQHPFFDGVNWALVRSMTPPSVPEPVDFRQYGADKEKKVADAVAPAEAAPAGHAAKSNSGDSYTDFEYF; from the coding sequence ATGGACTTCAGCCCTCAGAAGAAGGGAGCTGAACAAGATCACAGCAGCTTCGAACACGACGACGATTACGATGAGTTCGGAGCTGAATCCACCACCTCGAGGCCGTACCCACACGACAGCAAACCAAAGCCCAAGAACAAGGCAGATCAGTTAGATCACAAGGCGAGCTACCTGTCCGGCGCGGCAAATCCAATCCATGGCGGCGCACCCCACGCGACGGCGCCGGTGCCGCCTCATAGCTCGGAACCGGCAGGTAACGcgatcgcggcggcgaccggcaaCAATGCTGCTGAAGCCGCCGGcaatggcgtcggcggcggcagcttggacggcggcggcggcggcccgcggagCAACAGCATGGAGAGCAGCAGCACCACGTCGGCGCACGTCCGGCGGCACACCGGCGGCGACAGCCGGTGGGACGCCATCCAGCTGGCCACGGCGTCCCTGGAGGCGCCGCTGAACCTGTGCCACTTCCGGCTGCTCAAGCGGCTGGGCTACGGCGACATCGGTAGCGTGTACCTGGTGGAGCTCCGCGGCACGTCGGCCTTCTTCGCCATGAAGGTGATGGACAAGGCGTCCATCATCAGCCGCAACAAGATGGCCCGCGCGCAGACGGAGCGCGAgatcctcggcctcctcgaccACCCCTTCCTCCCCACGCTCTACACCCACTTCGAGACGGACAAGTTCTACTGCCTCGTCATGGAGTACTGCAGCGGCGGCAACCTCCACTCGCTCCGCCAGAAGCAGCCCGGCAAGCACTTCACCGAGCCCGCCGCCAGGTTCTACGTCGCCGAGGTGCTGCTCGCCATGGAGTACCTGCACATGCTGGGGATCGTGTACAGGGACCTCAAGCCGGAGAACGTGCTGGTCCGGGACGACGGCCACATCATGCTCTCCGACTTCGACCTCTCGCTGCGGTGCAGCGTGTGCCCGACGCTGGTCAAGTCGGCGTCGGTGCACTCCACCGggagcggcgggggcggcggcagcggcaggggcGGAGCGGACGCCGCGGACGGCGAGGTCCTCACCGCCAACCAGGGGTGCATCCAGCCGTCGTCCTTCTTCCCGCGCATCCTGCCGCGGCGCAGCCGGAAGCCGTCCAGGAGCGAGCTGGGGCTCGGCGGGCCGCCGGCCGTGGAGTTCAACGCGGAGCCCACGGACGCGCGGTCCATGTCCTTCGTCGGCACGCACGAGTACCTGGCGCCGGAGATCATCCGCGGCGAGGGCCACGGCAGCGCCGTCGACTGGTGGACGCTCGGCATCTtcctctacgagctgctgcacGGCTGCACGCCGTTCAAGGGCGCCGGGAACCGCGCCACGCTCTGCAACGTCATCGAGCAGCCGCTCCGGTTCCcctccgacgccgccggcggcgggccgccCACCAGCTCCGTCGCCAAGGACCTCATCCGCGGCCTGCTCGTCAAGGAGCCCCAGAAGCGGATCGCCTTCACCAGGGGCGCCACGGAGATTAAGCAGCACCCCTTCTTCGACGGCGTCAACTGGGCGCTCGTGAGGAGCATGACCCCGCCATCGGTGCCGGAGCCGGTGGACTTCCGGCAGTACGGAGCCGACAAGGAGAAGAAGGTGGCCGACGCGGTGGCGCCGGCCGAGGCGGCACCGGCCGGTCACGCCGCAAAGTCAAACTCCGGCGACTCTTACACGGATTTTGAGTACTTCTAG
- the LOC120663897 gene encoding cyclin-A1-4-like isoform X5, whose amino-acid sequence MCAVRFSEVFGRLGALHHPDNVTCSVPNLPLKLSSTKPVDVKNKGSFASLRNVNTGRGSIRKHSSDQFDWTVSHHDSVLQKENASFPSVPNIVPIGSSSPGLTDDSVSMEDAMSTCNSIESSDLEFFDDEDSSLATSLHCWAGDKLHISDSKEVAAFNWRKHSPISMKLKSDNISDLDNNYEDPQHCATLAYEIYENLREAETRKMPSTHFVETIQTDMSTTMRAVLIDWLVEVTEEYRLVPETLYLTVNYIDRYLSVKEINRNRLQLLGVACLLIAAKYEEICPPQVEELCYITDDSYTKEEVLQMEASVLNYLKFEMTVPTPKCFLSSYQFYGLSQRVETFFFMQDSTLHLEFLANYICELSLLEYSLLCYLPSLVAASSVFLARFILKPTKNPWNSSLSYYTQYTPSELCGCVRVLHRLFCFGPGRDVPAIREKYSQHKYKFVAKKYCPPSIPTDFFLDANS is encoded by the exons AGGTTGGGGGCTTTACATCACCCTGATAATGTTACGTGCTCAGTTCCCAATCTTCCATTG AAATTGAGTTCAACCAAACCAGTTGATGTGAAGAATAAGGGATCCTTTGCAAGCCTGCGCAATGTGAACACGGGACGAGGTTCTATCAGGAAACATTCCTCTGACCAATTTGATTGGACAGTATCACACCATGACAGTGTCCTTCAGAAGGAGAATGCCTCTTTCCCATCTGTGCCTAATATTGTACCAATAGGTAGCAGCTCACCTGGCCTGACGGATGATTCAGTCTCCATGGAGGACGCTATGTCAACATGCAACTCAATAGAAAGCTCCGATCTTGAGTTCTTTGATGACGAGGACTCCTCACTGGCAACTTCTTTGCATTGTTGGGCCGGTGATAAGCTTCATATCTCAGATAGTAAGGAAGTTGCAG CATTCAACTGGAGGAAACATAGTCCTATCTCTATGAAATTGAAATCTGATAATATCTCTGACCTTGACAACAACTATGAGGATCCACAACATTGTGCAACTCTTGCCTACGAAATTTACGAGAACTTGCGAGAGGCTGAG ACTAGGAAAATGCCTTCAACACATTTTGTGGAAACCATTCAGACAGATATGAGCACAACCATGAGGGCAGTGTTAATTGATTGGCTTGTAGAA GTCACAGAAGAATATCGTCTTGTTCCTGAAACCTTATACCTCACTGTCAATTACATTGACCGTTATCTTTCTGTCAAAGAGATCAATCGGAACAGACTGCAATTGCTTGGTGTTGCCTGCTTACTTATAGCTGC GAAGTATGAAGAAATATGCCCACCCCAAGTAGAAGAGCTCTGCTATATTACTGACGACTCATATACTAAGGAAGAG GTTTTGCAAATGGAAGCTTCTGTCCTGAATTACTTGAAGTTTGAGATGACGGTACCTACACCAAAATGTTTTCTAAG TTCCTACCAATTCTATGGGCTGTCCCAACGGgttgaaacctttttctttATGCAGGACTCAACTCTGCATCTTGAGTTCTTAGCCAACTACATCTGTGAGCTGTCACTTCTTGAGTATAGTTTGCTTTGCTATCTACCTTCATTGGTAGCTGCCTCTTCTGTTTTCTTGGCAAGATTTATCCTTAAACCAACAAAGAACCCATGG AATTCCTCGCTTTCTTACTACACACAGTACACACCATCTGAGTTGTGTGGTTGTGTAAGGGTACTACACCGGCTCTTCTGTTTTGGCCCTGGAAGAGATGTTCCTGCAATCAGGGAAAAGTACAGTCAACATAAG TACAAATTTGTAGCAAAGAAGTACTGCCCACCATCAATCCCCACTGACTTCTTCCTGGATGCAAACAGTTAG